One region of Candidatus Omnitrophota bacterium genomic DNA includes:
- a CDS encoding HAD family hydrolase, translated as MIKAIVFDFDGVLVESVDIKTNAFARLFEDEGPEIVKQVVDYHVRHTGVSRFDKIKYFYKTLLKKELTERRFKELCERFSGLVLEEVVNAPYVKGGREFLEAYSAGYKCFIASATPQEEIEEIAQKRKMARYFAGIYGAPKSKSAIVKDILSGNRLSPGEAVYVGDAMSDYSAAKDNGVRFIARINGNTGIFAAVDCLKINDLSGLSSILGSL; from the coding sequence GTGATTAAGGCGATAGTATTCGACTTCGACGGCGTCCTCGTTGAATCGGTCGATATAAAGACAAACGCGTTCGCCAGGCTGTTTGAGGATGAAGGCCCTGAGATCGTCAAGCAGGTCGTCGATTATCATGTGAGGCATACCGGCGTATCAAGGTTCGATAAGATAAAATATTTTTACAAGACGCTCCTTAAGAAGGAGCTTACGGAACGCAGGTTCAAGGAACTCTGCGAGCGTTTCTCCGGCCTTGTCCTCGAAGAAGTCGTAAACGCCCCTTATGTCAAAGGCGGCAGGGAATTCCTTGAAGCTTACAGCGCCGGATACAAATGCTTTATCGCGTCCGCTACCCCGCAGGAGGAGATCGAAGAGATAGCGCAGAAGAGGAAGATGGCCCGGTATTTTGCGGGTATTTACGGCGCGCCCAAATCGAAATCGGCCATCGTAAAAGATATCTTAAGCGGAAACCGGTTATCGCCCGGCGAGGCGGTGTACGTCGGCGACGCGATGAGCGATTATTCGGCGGCAAAAGATAACGGCGTCAGGTTCATCGCGCGGATAAACGGCAATACCGGTATTTTCGCGGCGGTAGATTGCCTGAAGATAAACGACCTGTCCGGATTGTCTTCTATCCTGGGATCCTTATAA
- a CDS encoding cyclase family protein, which produces MIYRFLSHLLTDKLPAYGGGHSLDMAKTGSISGGGSANIYRFSMGSHWGTHVDAPNHFFEAGKKAADYPPEFWVFRAPQAIDVTLAPSELLSAGKWLEKIDGSKDILLLKSGWTRHRDKELYCKENPGIHPDVGMYIRKKLPNIRAVGIDWISVSPFCARPIGRQAHKAFLDPEGENNPVLIIEDMDLSCDLKGLSEATVSPLRVEGADSAPCTIIGGFSD; this is translated from the coding sequence ATGATATACAGGTTTTTATCCCATCTCTTAACGGATAAATTGCCCGCGTACGGCGGCGGACACTCCCTCGATATGGCCAAGACAGGTTCTATCTCAGGGGGCGGCTCGGCTAACATCTACCGGTTTTCGATGGGAAGCCATTGGGGTACCCACGTAGATGCGCCCAATCATTTTTTTGAGGCCGGGAAGAAGGCCGCGGATTATCCGCCCGAATTTTGGGTCTTCAGGGCTCCCCAGGCCATTGACGTCACGCTGGCCCCTTCGGAGCTTTTGAGCGCCGGCAAGTGGCTGGAGAAGATAGACGGGTCGAAGGACATCCTGCTTTTGAAGTCCGGCTGGACAAGGCACAGGGACAAGGAATTGTACTGCAAGGAGAACCCGGGGATACACCCTGACGTGGGGATGTATATAAGGAAGAAGCTGCCTAACATAAGGGCCGTGGGGATCGACTGGATATCCGTTTCCCCGTTCTGCGCCCGTCCTATCGGCAGGCAGGCCCACAAGGCATTCCTGGACCCGGAGGGCGAGAACAACCCCGTCCTTATAATAGAAGATATGGACTTATCGTGCGACCTAAAGGGCCTGTCCGAAGCGACGGTCTCGCCGCTTAGGGTTGAGGGAGCAGACAGCGCGCCATGCACTATCATAGGAGGTTTTAGTGATTAA
- a CDS encoding NAD(P)-dependent oxidoreductase, whose translation MKVIVFGGSGFLGSHVADALTDAGHDVIVYDLVRSQYLKKGQKMIVGDVLDEELVSKSMKGCEVVYNFAGIADIEEASKRPIDTVKANILGNSVLLEAARKAGIKRFVFASSLYVYSKAGSFYRSAKQACEFLIEDYHEVYGLPYTILRYGSLYGPRSDKGNFIHRIIREALTEGKIRRYGDGEELREYIHVFDASKGSVEILAKEFSNQHVILTGNQQMRIKDLLVMIREMFDNKIDIEFLSPRESGHYEITPYSFKPRIGKRLASKTYLDLSQGILDSIYEMHKQFSPRADHAVKAAKKKAGK comes from the coding sequence ATGAAAGTCATAGTCTTTGGCGGTTCGGGATTCCTCGGCAGTCATGTGGCGGACGCCCTGACCGATGCCGGGCACGATGTCATAGTTTATGACCTTGTCCGCTCACAATATCTCAAGAAGGGGCAAAAGATGATCGTAGGCGACGTGCTGGACGAGGAATTGGTGTCAAAGAGCATGAAGGGGTGCGAGGTCGTCTATAATTTTGCCGGAATTGCGGACATAGAGGAAGCGAGCAAGCGGCCTATCGATACCGTGAAGGCCAATATACTCGGCAATTCCGTGCTGCTGGAAGCCGCAAGGAAAGCCGGCATCAAAAGGTTCGTATTTGCCAGCTCCCTTTACGTCTACAGCAAGGCCGGTTCGTTCTACAGGAGCGCTAAACAGGCATGCGAGTTCTTGATCGAGGACTACCACGAAGTGTACGGCCTTCCCTATACGATCCTGCGTTACGGGTCCCTTTACGGCCCGCGGTCGGATAAAGGCAATTTCATCCACAGGATAATAAGAGAGGCCCTGACCGAAGGCAAGATAAGGCGGTACGGCGACGGGGAAGAATTAAGGGAATATATACACGTATTCGACGCCTCCAAAGGAAGTGTTGAAATACTCGCGAAGGAGTTCTCCAACCAGCACGTGATCCTCACCGGGAACCAGCAGATGAGGATAAAAGACCTCCTCGTCATGATACGCGAGATGTTCGATAACAAGATAGATATCGAATTCCTGTCCCCGAGGGAGAGCGGCCACTACGAGATAACGCCTTATTCGTTTAAGCCCAGGATAGGCAAGAGGCTGGCGAGCAAGACTTATCTCGACCTGAGCCAGGGGATCCTGGACAGCATTTATGAAATGCACAAGCAATTCAGCCCGCGCGCGGATCATGCCGTAAAAGCAGCTAAAAAGAAAGCCGGAAAATGA
- a CDS encoding phosphoglycerate dehydrogenase produces the protein MKKIFISTSSFGEFDRAPLDLLKEAGYEAGLNTNGRSLAKDEIAKLASGAVGIVAGTEPLDRDNLARLPGLKVISRCGAGMDNVDLKAAAELGIRVFNTPDAPTLAVAELTVGLLLSLLRRTSQMDREIRGGKWKKRMGSLLSGKRVGIIGFGRIGRKVAELLGPFKCELSYYDIKDAAGQPAAGAKKTGLDELLSTSDIVLIHVSKTKEGYLLGENELKKMKKLAWVVNVSRGGMVDEAALCRALKDGSLSGAAMDVFEQEPYQGPLKEMENVILTPHIGSYAREARIQMEVEAVKNLLKGLEDVK, from the coding sequence ATGAAAAAAATATTTATTTCGACATCGAGTTTTGGGGAATTTGACCGCGCGCCGCTTGACCTGCTCAAAGAGGCAGGTTATGAGGCCGGCCTGAACACGAACGGCAGGAGCCTGGCAAAAGACGAGATAGCCAAGCTCGCTTCGGGTGCGGTAGGCATCGTCGCCGGGACCGAGCCGCTCGACAGGGATAACTTGGCCCGCCTTCCCGGCCTTAAAGTCATATCACGCTGCGGAGCCGGGATGGATAATGTGGACCTGAAGGCAGCCGCGGAGTTAGGCATACGCGTCTTTAATACGCCCGACGCCCCGACGCTCGCCGTGGCTGAGCTTACCGTGGGATTATTGTTAAGCCTGTTGAGAAGGACGTCCCAGATGGACAGGGAGATCCGCGGCGGGAAATGGAAAAAAAGGATGGGAAGCCTCCTGAGCGGGAAACGGGTCGGCATAATCGGTTTTGGCCGCATAGGAAGGAAAGTGGCGGAGTTATTGGGCCCGTTTAAATGCGAATTGTCATATTATGACATAAAGGATGCCGCCGGGCAGCCGGCCGCAGGCGCCAAAAAGACCGGGCTCGACGAATTATTAAGTACGTCCGATATAGTTCTGATACACGTCTCCAAGACAAAAGAAGGATACCTGCTGGGGGAGAACGAGCTTAAGAAGATGAAGAAACTTGCGTGGGTCGTCAATGTGTCGCGCGGAGGAATGGTCGACGAAGCGGCCTTATGCCGCGCCTTGAAAGACGGCAGCCTGTCAGGGGCGGCAATGGATGTCTTTGAGCAGGAGCCCTACCAGGGGCCTTTAAAAGAGATGGAAAATGTCATACTTACGCCGCACATCGGTTCTTATGCCAGGGAGGCAAGGATACAGATGGAGGTGGAAGCGGTGAAGAATCTGTTAAAAGGACTGGAGGACGTTAAATGA
- a CDS encoding radical SAM protein has product MKNNIKALLVYPNMMMKNLLPPSIGLLTACLKQKGFEVGLFDTTYYCTDMENPDEIRKSYLQVRSYDAQDYGISIKKTDVTEDFKKKVAEFKPDLIGVTVVEDTMPLALRLIGSLGKDRPPTIFGGIYISYLKEKAFENKEIDSICLGEGEGALVELCERMQNGLDHSDVQNLCFRRGSEVVKNKVRPLVDLDKLPTPDYSLFDPKRLHSPMQGKMYRMLPVDFDRGCPYDCSFCASPAYRNWYREQNGGCYFRKKDPGKIIEEMKEMAEKYRLEYLYFNSDTFLTLRDDVLVKLMSRIRDEVGLPFWCQSRVETISEDKVRLLKDCGCDRITVGLEHGNEEFRRKIIRKNFTNDQFIRATETINKVGVPLSVNNIIGFPYETRELIFDTIRLNRKVRSDTVSVFIFYPYTGTRLYDLCVKDGLIDRSVTNASLLQNSVIKNKNITKERLNQLLKTFCLYVKFPEAMWPDIEKVENLEPGSEAIFKKLSEEYQKKYF; this is encoded by the coding sequence ATGAAGAATAACATAAAAGCGCTGTTGGTATATCCGAACATGATGATGAAGAACCTGCTTCCCCCGTCCATAGGGCTGCTCACGGCTTGCCTTAAGCAGAAGGGTTTTGAAGTCGGGTTGTTCGATACCACATATTACTGCACCGACATGGAGAACCCGGACGAGATCCGGAAGTCGTACCTGCAGGTAAGGAGCTATGACGCCCAGGATTACGGGATATCCATCAAAAAAACGGATGTTACCGAAGATTTCAAAAAAAAGGTCGCTGAATTCAAGCCCGACCTGATAGGCGTTACGGTCGTGGAAGACACGATGCCGCTAGCTTTAAGGCTGATAGGATCGTTGGGTAAGGACAGGCCGCCGACCATCTTCGGCGGCATTTATATCTCTTACCTCAAGGAGAAGGCGTTTGAGAATAAGGAGATAGATTCCATCTGCCTCGGCGAAGGCGAAGGCGCTTTGGTGGAATTATGCGAAAGGATGCAAAACGGCCTGGATCACTCGGACGTCCAAAACTTATGCTTTAGGCGCGGCAGCGAGGTCGTCAAGAACAAGGTCAGGCCGCTGGTCGACCTGGACAAGCTGCCTACCCCCGACTATTCGCTTTTTGACCCAAAGAGGCTGCACAGCCCCATGCAGGGAAAGATGTACAGGATGCTGCCTGTAGACTTTGACAGGGGATGCCCTTATGACTGCAGTTTTTGTGCCTCGCCCGCTTACCGGAACTGGTACCGGGAGCAGAACGGCGGATGCTATTTCAGGAAGAAGGACCCCGGGAAGATAATCGAAGAGATGAAAGAGATGGCGGAAAAATACCGTCTCGAGTACCTTTATTTTAACAGCGACACTTTCCTGACGCTCCGAGATGATGTATTAGTGAAGTTGATGTCGAGGATAAGGGACGAGGTCGGCCTTCCTTTCTGGTGCCAGTCGCGGGTGGAGACGATAAGCGAAGATAAGGTGCGGCTGCTTAAGGATTGCGGCTGCGACCGTATCACCGTCGGGCTCGAACACGGCAACGAGGAATTCAGGAGAAAGATAATAAGGAAGAACTTTACCAACGATCAATTTATCAGGGCCACCGAGACCATCAATAAAGTGGGCGTCCCCCTGAGCGTCAACAATATCATAGGGTTCCCCTATGAGACGCGCGAACTCATCTTTGACACCATAAGATTGAACAGGAAGGTAAGGTCGGATACGGTGAGCGTTTTCATATTCTATCCCTATACCGGGACGAGATTATATGACCTTTGCGTAAAGGACGGCCTTATCGACCGCTCTGTCACGAATGCCTCGCTCCTGCAGAATAGTGTCATAAAGAACAAGAATATTACAAAGGAGCGCCTCAACCAGCTCCTCAAGACATTCTGTCTCTATGTGAAGTTCCCGGAAGCGATGTGGCCTGATATCGAAAAAGTTGAGAATCTTGAACCGGGAAGCGAAGCGATATTCAAGAAATTGAGCGAAGAATACCAAAAGAAGTATTTCTAA
- a CDS encoding DapH/DapD/GlmU-related protein — MSLIGNMKRAAGTVVAECREWFERLFIAYLPGRIGILARRLYWSPQFLRCRSFIISYGCRVTNPKGITMGDRVNIMHNCCLYANDNGTIKIGNGVNMNSNVIIGAANDGEIILGDNVAIGPNVVIRASNHIYGRKDIPINKQGHTGGRIVVEDDVWIGANAVVLRNVTIGKGAVIGAGAVVNRDIPPGALACGVPAKVIKADCRG, encoded by the coding sequence ATGAGCTTGATAGGAAACATGAAACGCGCCGCAGGAACGGTGGTCGCCGAGTGCAGGGAGTGGTTCGAGAGGTTGTTTATCGCTTATCTTCCGGGAAGGATAGGGATATTGGCGCGGCGCTTATACTGGTCGCCGCAATTCCTCCGGTGCCGTTCCTTCATTATCTCATACGGCTGCAGGGTCACGAACCCGAAAGGCATCACTATGGGCGATCGCGTGAATATAATGCACAACTGCTGCCTTTATGCCAATGATAACGGGACCATCAAGATCGGCAACGGGGTCAACATGAACAGCAACGTGATAATAGGGGCCGCAAACGACGGCGAAATAATCCTGGGCGACAACGTGGCGATCGGGCCGAATGTCGTCATTCGCGCGAGCAACCACATATACGGACGCAAGGATATCCCTATCAACAAACAAGGCCATACCGGAGGCAGGATAGTCGTGGAGGATGATGTCTGGATAGGCGCAAATGCGGTCGTGCTGCGCAATGTGACGATAGGTAAAGGAGCCGTCATAGGCGCCGGCGCAGTCGTGAACCGCGATATACCGCCGGGGGCCCTGGCTTGCGGGGTTCCCGCAAAGGTAATAAAGGCGGATTGCAGGGGCTGA
- a CDS encoding class I SAM-dependent methyltransferase: protein MKENDIRKRSTFNKYLELVEKDAREFFDPASFAAAGCPSCGGAEHTFEFEKAGFKYVSCKKCSTLFVNPRPPFNKLKEFYSNSPSTSYWVNEFFKPVAAARREKIFRPRAEYLAKMLGKSGELVIGDIGAGFGIFLEELRDIASGNKYIAVEPSLEMADICKKNGLEVECACMEDITGLDGSFDVLSIFELAEHLHDPFSFFKKAHSLLKPGGRLFATTLNGMGFDILLLWEKSKSISPPHHLNFFNPHSLRYLMERIGFEAEEVSTPGKLDWDIVEGMIKDEGVKAGRLWEMVARSGTDVCKEGLQDWIASNDLSSHMRIIARKKGPLS from the coding sequence ATGAAAGAAAACGATATAAGAAAACGCAGTACATTCAATAAGTATCTCGAGTTGGTCGAAAAAGACGCGCGGGAATTCTTTGACCCGGCTTCGTTTGCCGCGGCCGGGTGCCCGTCCTGCGGCGGCGCAGAGCACACCTTCGAGTTTGAAAAGGCGGGTTTTAAGTATGTGTCATGCAAGAAATGTTCAACCCTGTTCGTGAATCCGAGGCCGCCGTTCAATAAATTGAAGGAATTTTACTCAAACTCGCCTTCGACGAGTTATTGGGTAAACGAGTTCTTTAAGCCGGTAGCCGCGGCCAGGAGGGAAAAGATATTCAGGCCGAGGGCGGAATATCTGGCCAAGATGCTCGGTAAAAGCGGGGAGCTTGTCATAGGGGACATAGGGGCCGGGTTCGGGATCTTCCTTGAAGAATTGAGGGATATTGCCTCCGGGAACAAGTATATTGCGGTAGAGCCGTCATTGGAAATGGCCGATATCTGCAAAAAGAACGGCCTTGAGGTGGAATGCGCATGCATGGAAGATATAACCGGCCTGGACGGCTCATTCGATGTGCTCAGCATTTTTGAACTGGCCGAGCACCTGCATGACCCGTTTTCCTTTTTCAAGAAGGCCCACTCGCTCTTGAAGCCGGGCGGACGGCTGTTCGCGACCACCTTGAACGGGATGGGCTTTGACATACTGCTGTTATGGGAAAAGTCAAAGAGTATTTCGCCGCCCCACCACCTTAATTTCTTTAATCCCCATTCATTGAGATATTTGATGGAGAGGATCGGTTTCGAGGCGGAAGAGGTCTCGACGCCGGGCAAGCTTGACTGGGATATAGTCGAAGGGATGATAAAGGATGAAGGCGTAAAAGCCGGCAGGCTATGGGAGATGGTAGCGCGTTCCGGCACTGACGTGTGCAAGGAAGGGTTGCAGGATTGGATCGCAAGTAACGATCTCAGTTCCCATATGCGGATAATAGCCAGGAAGAAAGGGCCCTTGTCATGA
- the kdsB gene encoding 3-deoxy-manno-octulosonate cytidylyltransferase: protein MNIAGIIPARMASSRFPGKPMAGICGIPMVGHVYLRSKLAKSLKDVYIATCDEEIKEYCEKNGMNAVMTKDTHERASDRAAEAMLKIEKKTGKRLDIVVMIQGDEPMIYPEMIQESIRPMLKDKDVQIVNLMAPLKSQEEQGDPNAVKVVTDLEGSALYFSREPIPSWKKGAKEVPMYKQVCIIPFRRDFLIKFNKLKMTPLEVVESVDMLRVLEHGYKVKMVRTKYDTYSVDTEEDLRKVENLMLKDRLMKGYR from the coding sequence ATCAATATCGCAGGCATCATCCCGGCCCGCATGGCATCATCGCGCTTTCCGGGGAAACCGATGGCCGGGATCTGCGGCATCCCGATGGTGGGCCATGTATACCTAAGGAGTAAGCTGGCGAAGTCCCTTAAGGACGTATATATCGCCACATGCGATGAGGAGATAAAGGAGTATTGCGAAAAAAACGGCATGAATGCGGTCATGACCAAAGATACGCACGAGCGCGCATCCGACAGGGCAGCTGAAGCGATGCTGAAGATAGAGAAGAAGACCGGAAAGAGGCTGGACATAGTGGTCATGATACAGGGCGATGAGCCCATGATCTATCCCGAGATGATCCAGGAATCGATAAGGCCGATGTTGAAGGATAAGGACGTCCAGATAGTCAACCTTATGGCGCCCCTGAAATCGCAGGAAGAGCAGGGAGACCCCAATGCGGTAAAAGTAGTGACGGACCTGGAAGGTTCGGCCCTGTATTTTTCGCGTGAGCCTATCCCGTCCTGGAAGAAAGGCGCAAAGGAGGTCCCGATGTATAAGCAGGTCTGCATAATCCCTTTCAGGAGGGATTTCCTCATCAAGTTCAATAAGCTGAAGATGACGCCGCTTGAGGTCGTGGAATCCGTAGACATGCTCAGGGTCCTGGAGCACGGCTATAAGGTAAAGATGGTCCGGACGAAATACGACACATACAGCGTGGATACCGAAGAAGACCTCCGCAAGGTCGAGAACCTGATGCTTAAGGACCGTTTGATGAAGGGATACCGTTAG
- a CDS encoding aldolase/citrate lyase family protein, which yields MVDLKKKLGRNEYSVGSWITIGDTAVAEIMARAGFDWLVVDMEHSAMTLPEAQELIRTIELSGVVPLVRVGENDPCLIKRVMDAGAHGVVVPMVNTRFDAEAAVKAVNYPPKGTRGVGLARAQGYGFGFERYKKWLREKSIIIAQVEHIESVDNLEEILAVDGIDGSIIGPYDLSGSLGYPGRFDRPEVKKAIKRYEDVCRKMKKPMGFHVVEPDIKRAKELKQKGYKFLAVGLDSLYLGRKCLEVTGELR from the coding sequence ATGGTTGACCTGAAAAAGAAATTGGGAAGGAATGAATACAGCGTAGGTTCCTGGATTACTATCGGGGATACCGCCGTCGCCGAGATAATGGCAAGGGCGGGCTTCGACTGGCTTGTTGTGGATATGGAGCACTCCGCCATGACTTTGCCTGAGGCGCAGGAATTGATCCGGACCATTGAGTTGTCCGGGGTCGTCCCTCTTGTCCGGGTAGGGGAAAATGACCCATGCCTTATAAAAAGAGTGATGGACGCGGGCGCCCACGGCGTGGTAGTCCCGATGGTAAATACGAGGTTTGACGCCGAGGCGGCGGTAAAGGCGGTGAATTATCCGCCGAAAGGGACAAGGGGCGTAGGACTGGCAAGGGCCCAGGGGTACGGTTTTGGGTTCGAGCGTTACAAGAAATGGCTGCGAGAGAAAAGCATAATCATAGCCCAAGTAGAACACATAGAAAGCGTTGATAACCTGGAGGAGATCCTTGCCGTTGACGGGATCGACGGCTCGATAATAGGGCCGTATGACCTATCCGGTTCGCTTGGGTATCCCGGTCGATTTGACAGGCCCGAAGTCAAAAAAGCGATCAAGCGTTATGAGGATGTCTGCAGGAAGATGAAGAAGCCGATGGGATTCCATGTGGTAGAGCCGGATATAAAAAGGGCAAAGGAATTGAAGCAAAAAGGTTATAAATTCCTGGCGGTAGGGCTGGATTCCCTGTATCTCGGCAGGAAATGCCTTGAAGTGACAGGAGAGCTGAGGTGA
- a CDS encoding ABC transporter ATP-binding protein, with protein MPKTGSLTKIRGMLTKGEKLKLLGLSLGACVLSVSEIFSIGILIPVLGLFLAPEKIHSSKILSDLYVMSGAKDEVSFLTILVAAAFLIFLFKSLYSAAMLYYQQKVMGVIYSRLSSETLRAYLTKPYAFYLDSNSAALFKNVSTEVSNVVYYFLNPVVSVVSESIIIIGISLFLLALYPLLMVILVSVVGIVAIWVNIFFKKRINGYASQRELFNGKMFKVALESLGAIKEIKLYNAQQFFISKYYDVTRKYADGFVKFSVLSGLPRYIFELILFAFILSMILASSYMHRTPAEVIPVLVVLAVAALRLLPSFTKIYSSISYLQYGFNSLNIVHEILKDEIEDLEAAPAGSRALRAGPGARTLRLDDVTFRYKAAAQPIFKGLNISIPLGSTVAIAGETGAGKSTLVDIIVGLLGADQGKIFYRDQALDKGNMLQYRRSIGYIPQNIFLTDESISSNIAFGVPAEKVDAEKLRQVIRVSQLEDFVKELPAGVDTHVGEKGVRISGGQKQRIGIARALYRDPEILVLDEATSALDGNTEEKVYNALKNLGRKMTVIIVTHRLHTLEHADHIYVIDGGKIVDEGTFSDLSKGSEAFKRIARQKSEGGDNG; from the coding sequence ATGCCAAAGACAGGATCGTTGACTAAGATAAGGGGGATGCTGACCAAGGGCGAGAAGCTGAAGCTTTTAGGCTTGTCTCTCGGCGCGTGCGTATTATCGGTATCGGAGATATTCAGCATAGGGATCCTGATCCCTGTGCTGGGGCTCTTCCTTGCGCCGGAGAAGATACACTCTTCAAAGATACTGTCGGACCTTTATGTCATGTCAGGCGCGAAGGACGAAGTGTCTTTCCTTACCATCCTGGTCGCCGCAGCATTCCTGATATTCTTATTTAAGTCGCTTTACTCGGCTGCAATGCTCTACTATCAGCAGAAGGTAATGGGAGTCATATATTCCCGCCTTAGCAGTGAGACCTTAAGGGCATATTTGACCAAACCTTACGCATTTTATCTCGACAGCAATTCAGCCGCACTCTTTAAGAACGTCTCCACCGAGGTCTCGAACGTCGTATATTATTTCCTGAACCCGGTCGTCTCGGTGGTCTCGGAGAGCATAATAATCATAGGCATATCCCTGTTCTTATTAGCCCTGTATCCGCTGTTGATGGTAATACTTGTTTCCGTAGTGGGTATCGTTGCCATATGGGTGAACATTTTTTTCAAAAAGCGCATAAATGGGTATGCGAGCCAGCGGGAGTTATTCAACGGAAAGATGTTCAAGGTGGCTTTAGAATCTTTAGGCGCGATCAAGGAAATAAAACTTTATAACGCCCAGCAGTTTTTCATATCAAAATATTATGACGTGACCAGGAAATATGCGGACGGGTTCGTGAAGTTCTCGGTCCTTTCGGGGTTGCCGCGTTACATATTCGAACTCATATTGTTCGCTTTTATACTTTCCATGATATTGGCCAGTTCGTACATGCATAGGACGCCCGCAGAGGTAATACCGGTGTTAGTTGTCCTCGCGGTGGCAGCGTTAAGGCTCCTTCCGTCATTTACCAAGATATATTCAAGCATCAGCTATCTCCAATACGGTTTCAACAGTTTGAATATAGTGCATGAAATACTCAAGGATGAGATCGAAGATTTGGAGGCAGCGCCTGCCGGTAGCAGGGCCCTGCGTGCCGGGCCGGGAGCCAGGACCTTGCGGCTGGATGATGTCACGTTCCGCTACAAGGCCGCGGCCCAGCCCATCTTTAAAGGCCTGAATATTTCCATCCCACTGGGCAGCACGGTAGCTATTGCAGGCGAGACAGGCGCGGGAAAGAGCACCCTGGTAGATATAATTGTAGGCCTGTTGGGCGCGGACCAGGGCAAAATCTTTTACCGGGACCAGGCGCTTGACAAGGGCAATATGCTGCAATACCGCCGGTCGATAGGGTATATCCCCCAGAATATATTCCTTACCGATGAGAGTATCTCGTCCAATATCGCATTCGGGGTCCCCGCTGAAAAGGTCGATGCTGAGAAGCTGCGGCAGGTCATCAGGGTCTCCCAGCTCGAAGATTTTGTGAAAGAATTGCCCGCAGGGGTCGATACCCATGTCGGCGAAAAAGGTGTGCGGATATCGGGAGGCCAAAAGCAGCGGATAGGCATCGCGAGGGCGCTCTACAGGGACCCGGAGATACTGGTCCTCGACGAGGCCACATCGGCGCTGGACGGCAATACCGAGGAGAAGGTATATAATGCGCTGAAAAACCTCGGAAGGAAGATGACGGTCATCATAGTTACGCACCGGCTGCATACGCTTGAGCACGCCGACCATATTTATGTCATTGACGGCGGGAAAATCGTCGATGAAGGGACTTTTTCGGACCTCTCCAAAGGATCCGAGGCATTCAAAAGGATAGCGAGGCAAAAATCAGAGGGAGGCGATAATGGTTGA